From the Peromyscus leucopus breed LL Stock chromosome 8b, UCI_PerLeu_2.1, whole genome shotgun sequence genome, one window contains:
- the Tmigd1 gene encoding transmembrane and immunoglobulin domain-containing protein 1, with translation MVLKIIWPLQACKLLLVVLSLPQVRTSSVLTVNGKTENYVLDTTYGGQASLECAVQNHTRDEELLWYREDGRVDLKTGNKINSSSVCVSPISENDDGVRFTCKLQSDQQVSVSVVLNVIFPPLLDGDAFQTIGEDKDVSLVCIVKANPPAQMTWHKNNSVLILEKDRHQIQETRESFQLSITKVKKSDSGVYSCVASSSLKTETMDFHLVVTDKVPDLPIEAIIAACVVVVLTLGFGLLARRKRIMKLCMKKKDRNTDTAL, from the exons ATGGTTTTGAAGATCATCTGGCCACTGCAAGCATGCAAACTTCTCCTGGTGGTTTTATCTTTGCCACAAGTGAGGACAA GTTCTGTTTTAACTGTGAATGGTAAAACTGAGAACTATGTCCTGGACACCACATATGGTGGCCAAGCATCTCTGGAATGTGCTGTTCAAAACCACACCAGAGATGAAGAACTTCTCTGGTACCGAGAAGATGGAAGAGTAGATTTGAAGACTGGGAACAAAATCAACAGcagctctgtctgtgtctctcccaTCAGCGAAAACGACGATGGAGTCCGCTTTACCTGCAAGCTGCAGAGCGATCAGCAGGTGTCGGTCTCCGTGGTGCTCAATGTTATTT TCCCTCCTCTTCTAGACGGAGATGCCTTCCAAACCATAGGGGAAGACAAGGATGTAAGCTTGGTTTGCATTGTGAAAGCCAACCCCCCAGCGCAAATGACATGGCATAAAAACAACAGCGTCCTGATTTTAGAGAAAGACCGTCACCAAATCCAAGAGACAAGGGAATCTTTTCAGCTGTCCATCACCAAAGTCAAGAAATCTGACAGCGGAGTCTACAGCTGTGTTGCCAGCTCATCTCTGAAAACGGAGACCATGGACTTCCACCTGGTTGTTACAG ACAAGGTTCCGGATTTACCGATAGAAGCAATCATTGCCGCCTGTGTGGTGGTCGTCCTGACACTGGGTTTTGGACTGCTTGCTAGGAGAAAAAGAATAATGAAG CTCTGCATGAAGAAGAAAGACCGGAATACAGACACAGCTCT ATGA